A DNA window from Flavisolibacter ginsenosidimutans contains the following coding sequences:
- a CDS encoding MFS transporter → MEKAVKEEAFAVPKNLVEGTVYSILLTISFSHLLNDTIQSLIPSIYPLVKASFHLSFTQVGLITLVFQLAASLLQPFVGFYTDKKPQPFSLATGMGFTLIGLVCLAFSASFGWLLLSVGLIGVGSSVFHPEASKVAYMAAGPRRGLAQSIFQVGGNAGSAIGPLLAALIIVPFGQSSVAWFSILALLAIVILTGVGRWYRQNLYRIRPKNVKISSGDGMKLSRRKIGLSIAILLVLIFSKYFYLASMSSYFTFYLIDKFHISVQSSQVHLFIFLFSTAAGTLLGGPLGDRFGRKYVIWFSILGVAPFTLLLPHANLLWTTVLSVFIGFILASAFSAILVYAQELLPGKVGTVSGLFFGFAFGMGGLGSALLGALADHTSIGFVYQVCAYLPLIGLLTGFLPNIGARHVKR, encoded by the coding sequence ATGGAAAAAGCGGTAAAAGAAGAGGCCTTTGCGGTTCCGAAAAATCTTGTGGAGGGAACGGTTTATTCAATTCTGTTGACGATCAGTTTTTCGCATTTGCTCAACGATACGATTCAATCACTCATTCCGTCCATTTATCCGCTGGTAAAGGCTTCCTTTCACTTAAGCTTTACACAAGTCGGATTGATTACGCTTGTTTTTCAATTGGCCGCTTCGCTTTTGCAACCCTTCGTGGGTTTTTATACCGATAAAAAACCGCAGCCTTTTTCGTTGGCAACGGGTATGGGCTTTACCTTGATTGGTCTTGTTTGTTTGGCCTTTTCAGCAAGCTTTGGCTGGCTTCTTCTTTCCGTGGGTTTGATAGGTGTTGGCTCTTCTGTTTTTCATCCCGAAGCCTCCAAAGTAGCCTACATGGCTGCGGGCCCCCGCCGCGGATTGGCGCAATCCATTTTCCAGGTGGGCGGCAATGCCGGAAGCGCCATCGGTCCTTTGCTGGCGGCGCTCATCATCGTTCCGTTTGGCCAGTCAAGCGTGGCCTGGTTTTCTATTCTTGCTCTGCTTGCCATTGTTATTTTAACGGGTGTGGGCCGATGGTACCGGCAGAACCTTTACCGCATTCGTCCTAAAAACGTAAAAATCAGCAGCGGTGATGGAATGAAACTTTCGCGGCGAAAGATTGGGCTTTCCATCGCTATCCTGCTCGTGCTGATCTTCTCCAAATATTTCTACCTCGCCAGCATGAGTTCTTATTTCACCTTTTACCTCATTGATAAATTTCACATCTCCGTTCAAAGTTCGCAGGTGCATCTTTTCATTTTTCTTTTTTCAACGGCAGCCGGCACTTTGCTTGGCGGACCGCTCGGTGATCGCTTTGGCCGCAAATACGTTATCTGGTTTTCTATTTTGGGCGTGGCGCCCTTTACATTGTTGTTGCCACACGCCAATCTTTTGTGGACAACGGTTTTAAGCGTCTTTATCGGCTTTATTTTGGCTTCGGCTTTCTCGGCCATTTTGGTGTACGCACAGGAATTATTGCCGGGAAAAGTAGGCACGGTGTCGGGCTTGTTTTTTGGATTTGCTTTTGGCATGGGCGGACTGGGTTCGGCGTTGTTAGGAGCATTGGCCGATCACACGAGCATTGGTTTTGTTTACCAGGTTTGCGCCTATCTTCCTTTGATTGGTTTGCTCACCGGTTTTTTGCCAAACATTGGAGCAAGGCATGTGAAGCGTTAA
- a CDS encoding ABC transporter ATP-binding protein produces the protein MQQTVLEARHIYKSFKDQNTPVLSDVSFTVNKGEFVSIVGKSGCGKSTLLYVLSTMDTDYEGELLIDGELLTGKKASRLAQIRNEKIGFVFQFHYLLNEFSVLKNIMLPAMKLNRLTEKEIEENATKWLADLGLEKAAQKFPNQLSGGEKQRVAIARALINDPHIIMGDEPTGNLDKKNSGIVFDIFKNLATQYNQTLLIVTHDPEFAAGTQRKIEMEDGKIISQGR, from the coding sequence ATGCAACAAACCGTTTTAGAAGCAAGGCACATTTACAAATCCTTCAAAGACCAGAATACGCCGGTGCTTTCGGACGTGAGTTTTACCGTGAACAAAGGCGAGTTTGTATCGATAGTGGGCAAGTCGGGCTGCGGCAAATCCACGCTGCTTTACGTGCTTTCTACAATGGACACGGATTACGAAGGCGAGTTGTTGATTGACGGCGAATTGCTTACCGGAAAAAAAGCCTCGCGGCTGGCGCAAATCCGCAACGAGAAGATTGGTTTTGTTTTTCAGTTTCATTATTTGCTGAACGAATTCTCCGTACTGAAAAACATCATGCTCCCCGCGATGAAATTGAACCGTTTGACGGAAAAAGAAATTGAAGAGAATGCAACAAAATGGCTTGCGGATTTAGGCCTCGAAAAAGCAGCGCAAAAATTTCCGAACCAATTGTCGGGTGGCGAAAAACAACGGGTGGCCATTGCCCGTGCGTTGATCAACGATCCGCACATTATCATGGGCGATGAGCCCACCGGCAACCTTGACAAAAAAAACAGCGGGATTGTGTTTGATATTTTCAAAAACCTTGCAACGCAATACAACCAGACCTTGCTTATTGTGACGCACGATCCGGAATTTGCCGCAGGCACGCAGCGAAAAATTGAAATGGAAGATGGAAAAATCATCAGCCAGGGAAGGTGA
- a CDS encoding ABC transporter permease, protein MRKLNVDIAYSLLMARWKQTLVAAIGVTFSITMFIALLSFMTGLNKLLDSLVVNRTPHVRLFNEVRQNPNQPIAQAGEYKAYYHFISSIKTSNSREEIYNSAAILDALDNDARVLGVSPKINTPAFFNDGAVRLNGNVNGIDVQAENRLFHFYDYITKGNAANLSIVPNSIVLGKALADKLAADVGDMVYLTTSGGEIFPLKLVAFYQSGINDLDKVTAYTSIATAQKLLGKPANYLTDIQIKLHDIKQAPAVAKEYRETFGTQAEDIQTANAQFDTGTFIRTLISYTVGITLLIVAGFGIYNILNMMIYEKMDSIAILKATGFSGPDVRRIFLLIALSIGIFGGGVGLALGFGLSAIIDAIPFNTAALPTVKTFPVNYDPLFYVIGIVFSIITTYLAGLFPAAKAGRIDPVIIIRGK, encoded by the coding sequence ATGCGCAAGCTAAACGTTGATATTGCGTATTCTTTACTGATGGCCCGCTGGAAGCAAACGCTGGTAGCCGCCATCGGTGTTACGTTCAGCATCACCATGTTCATTGCCTTGCTTTCTTTCATGACGGGTTTGAACAAATTGCTCGACAGCCTGGTTGTAAACCGCACGCCGCACGTCCGGCTTTTTAACGAAGTGCGGCAGAATCCAAATCAACCGATTGCCCAGGCGGGCGAATACAAGGCTTATTATCACTTTATTTCTTCGATAAAAACAAGTAACAGCCGCGAGGAGATTTACAACAGCGCCGCCATTCTGGATGCGCTGGACAACGATGCACGGGTGCTGGGCGTATCGCCCAAAATAAATACACCGGCCTTTTTTAACGACGGCGCCGTGCGGCTCAACGGCAACGTTAACGGCATTGACGTGCAGGCCGAAAACCGCCTGTTTCATTTTTACGACTACATCACCAAAGGCAATGCCGCCAACTTAAGCATCGTTCCCAACAGCATTGTGTTGGGCAAGGCGCTGGCCGATAAACTGGCCGCCGATGTTGGCGACATGGTCTATCTAACCACAAGCGGCGGTGAAATTTTTCCCTTAAAGCTGGTGGCTTTTTATCAATCGGGCATCAATGATTTGGACAAGGTAACGGCTTATACATCCATTGCAACGGCGCAAAAACTTTTGGGCAAGCCGGCCAATTATTTAACCGATATTCAAATCAAACTCCACGACATTAAGCAAGCGCCGGCCGTAGCAAAAGAATACCGCGAAACCTTTGGCACGCAGGCCGAAGACATCCAAACCGCAAACGCACAATTTGATACCGGCACCTTCATTCGCACACTCATTTCCTACACCGTGGGCATCACGCTTTTGATTGTGGCGGGCTTCGGCATCTACAATATTTTAAACATGATGATTTATGAAAAGATGGATTCCATCGCCATCCTGAAGGCCACCGGTTTTTCCGGTCCCGACGTTCGCCGCATCTTTTTGCTGATTGCGTTGAGCATCGGCATCTTTGGTGGCGGCGTGGGTTTGGCGCTTGGATTTGGATTGTCGGCGATTATCGATGCCATTCCGTTTAACACGGCGGCATTGCCCACGGTAAAAACTTTTCCCGTTAATTACGATCCTTTGTTTTACGTTATCGGCATTGTGTTCTCGATTATCACAACTTACCTGGCAGGATTGTTTCCCGCGGCAAAAGCCGGACGAATTGATCCCGTCATTATCATTCGCGGAAAATAA
- a CDS encoding efflux RND transporter periplasmic adaptor subunit, with product MKQFCLLLLLIAFFSCKQKVELTKAETQNITESVYASGRIKSRGQYEVFATVSGIVAQMRVKEGDQVRKGDVLFTLVNEAPQLSQENAAITARYQSVQANLDKLNEAQANIDLARTKLQNDSLLLARQRNLWASEIGSRNELEQRELAAKNSRLAYQTALLRYKQLQQQLTFSEQQSKKSLQISSTVSGDYTVRAKQDGKVYNVTKEAGEAVNPQTPVAVIGSGNDFILELQVDEYDVAKIALGQKVLVTMDSYKGQVFEATVTKIDPYLNERSRSATIEAAFTKGPPNLFPNLTAEANVLLRVKEGALTIPRSYLVDETYVLLQNGEKKKITTGVKDYQRVEVLSGLNKDDVIQKPHD from the coding sequence ATGAAACAATTTTGTTTGCTGCTCCTTCTCATCGCATTTTTCTCCTGCAAACAGAAAGTTGAGCTGACAAAAGCCGAAACGCAAAACATTACCGAATCGGTGTACGCATCGGGTAGAATCAAAAGCCGTGGACAGTATGAAGTTTTTGCCACCGTCAGCGGCATCGTTGCGCAAATGCGGGTGAAGGAAGGCGACCAGGTAAGGAAAGGCGATGTGCTTTTTACCCTGGTAAACGAAGCACCGCAGTTGAGCCAGGAAAACGCTGCCATCACTGCCCGCTACCAATCCGTGCAAGCCAATCTTGACAAACTAAACGAAGCGCAGGCGAACATTGATCTTGCGCGAACAAAACTGCAAAACGATTCCCTGTTGTTGGCAAGACAGCGCAACCTATGGGCAAGTGAAATCGGCAGCCGTAACGAATTGGAGCAACGCGAACTGGCAGCCAAAAACTCGCGGCTTGCCTACCAAACGGCTTTGCTTCGCTACAAGCAATTGCAACAGCAATTGACCTTCTCGGAACAACAGTCAAAGAAAAGTCTTCAAATCAGTTCGACAGTGAGCGGCGATTACACCGTTCGCGCAAAGCAAGACGGAAAGGTTTACAACGTAACGAAGGAAGCGGGAGAGGCCGTGAATCCGCAAACGCCGGTGGCCGTTATCGGCAGCGGTAACGATTTTATTTTGGAATTACAGGTGGATGAATACGACGTGGCAAAAATTGCGTTGGGGCAAAAAGTATTGGTAACGATGGACAGCTACAAAGGGCAAGTGTTTGAAGCCACCGTTACCAAGATTGATCCTTACCTGAACGAACGTTCGCGTTCGGCAACCATTGAAGCCGCGTTTACCAAAGGACCTCCAAATCTTTTTCCCAACCTCACGGCCGAAGCCAACGTACTGCTTCGTGTAAAAGAAGGTGCGCTTACCATTCCACGCAGTTATCTTGTTGACGAAACCTATGTTTTGCTGCAAAACGGCGAGAAGAAAAAAATAACAACGGGAGTGAAAGATTATCAACGCGTGGAAGTGTTGAGTGGCTTGAACAAAGATGACGTGATTCAAAAACCGCATGACTGA
- a CDS encoding RagB/SusD family nutrient uptake outer membrane protein, with product MKRIHYIFLLSFIGLASCKKVIDLYPESNLNTETYYSNLDEVKAGLTGAYNSLQKLIYYEWQLTELRSDNTKQGNPGSTSSNNRDLSDLDMFTPSTSHGAIYQYWLTSYNSIRNANLILQKLGVKYDPAAGSLSFQSISIPITDADRKQLAGEAMFIRAYNYFNLVRLFGGVFLNYEPLTPEQAKTMNRVSAAEIYKLIEADLKTAAVNMNTLKFNQIAGADLGRANGWAAKGLLAKVYLTQNKKSEAITLLNDVKNNSGYALLTGANAYANVFSTTNEMNSEIIFAIRFKAGGLGLGNLLPNVFAPLSSGSAVIAGDGDGLNYPTNDLDTVSMGDPRRATNIGVFGTGSAAKLYVKKFIPPQPSVNDDTENDWLVLRYADILLMLAEAQGFSQPSIDLINGVRTRAGAMAYAAGALSTVAQFEQALSTERRIEFSFENQRWFDLVRFNTTLTTITAEQAMKDHFAREYYNHYRQYTAPALTLAQLQSNVTKEHLLLPIPQREIDTNTSLVIPQNPGY from the coding sequence ATGAAACGCATTCACTATATTTTTCTTTTAAGCTTTATTGGCCTGGCCTCGTGTAAAAAAGTCATTGACCTTTATCCTGAATCGAACTTGAACACGGAAACCTATTATTCAAATCTTGACGAAGTAAAAGCGGGGCTGACCGGCGCTTACAACTCCCTTCAAAAACTTATTTATTACGAGTGGCAGCTAACCGAACTGCGAAGCGACAACACCAAGCAGGGAAACCCGGGAAGTACAAGTTCCAACAACCGCGACCTGAGCGATCTGGATATGTTTACGCCAAGTACCAGTCACGGAGCCATTTATCAATATTGGCTTACGTCATACAACAGCATTCGCAACGCCAATTTGATTTTGCAAAAGCTGGGCGTGAAGTACGATCCGGCTGCGGGCAGCCTCAGTTTCCAAAGCATTTCCATTCCGATTACAGATGCTGACAGAAAACAACTGGCGGGGGAAGCCATGTTCATCAGGGCTTACAATTATTTCAACCTTGTGCGGCTGTTTGGCGGCGTGTTTTTGAATTACGAACCGCTTACACCCGAGCAGGCAAAAACGATGAACAGAGTGAGTGCCGCAGAAATTTACAAACTCATTGAAGCCGATTTAAAAACCGCTGCGGTCAACATGAACACGTTGAAGTTTAACCAGATTGCCGGCGCTGATTTGGGTCGTGCAAACGGTTGGGCCGCTAAAGGTTTGCTGGCAAAAGTTTATCTCACGCAAAACAAGAAGAGCGAAGCCATCACACTGTTAAACGATGTAAAGAACAACAGCGGCTATGCTTTGCTAACCGGTGCAAATGCTTACGCCAATGTTTTTTCAACAACAAACGAAATGAACAGCGAAATCATTTTTGCCATTCGCTTTAAGGCCGGTGGATTGGGTCTTGGAAATTTGTTACCAAACGTGTTTGCGCCGCTGAGCAGTGGTTCTGCGGTGATTGCCGGGGATGGTGATGGATTAAACTATCCAACGAATGATTTGGATACCGTATCCATGGGCGATCCGCGGCGTGCCACCAACATCGGTGTTTTTGGCACTGGTTCAGCAGCCAAGCTTTACGTGAAAAAATTTATTCCGCCGCAGCCATCGGTAAACGACGACACGGAGAATGATTGGCTGGTATTGCGCTACGCCGATATTTTGTTGATGCTGGCCGAAGCGCAGGGATTTTCGCAACCCAGCATTGATTTGATTAACGGGGTAAGAACCCGTGCCGGCGCAATGGCTTATGCTGCTGGTGCTTTGAGCACCGTCGCGCAATTTGAACAAGCCTTGTCCACAGAACGTCGCATCGAATTTTCTTTTGAAAACCAGCGTTGGTTTGACTTGGTTCGCTTCAATACAACACTAACAACCATCACGGCCGAACAAGCCATGAAAGATCATTTTGCGCGGGAGTATTATAATCATTATCGTCAATACACTGCACCAGCGCTTACGCTGGCGCAATTACAAAGCAACGTGACCAAAGAACATTTGCTGCTGCCTATTCCGCAGCGGGAGATTGATACAAATACCTCTCTCGTAATTCCGCAAAATCCGGGATATTAA